In Gemmatimonadota bacterium, the genomic stretch ACCGTCTCATCCAGCACCGCGGCCGTCGGGCACGTCGCATACTCCATACCCCTCGTGCACGAGCACGCCGTGAAACCTTCCAGCGAATACACCGCCGGCACCTCATGCGGGCGATGCACATCCCGGACCCGCGCCAACTGCTCCTCCAGCCGTGCGGCCAGGTCCCGCGCCCGGTCACGTTCGGCAGTCACACGGACTAGCGCCGACACCAGCGCAGGCAGCGCGTCAGCGCCTCCCGAACCGTCGGTGGCATTGGGAATCACATCCGTGTAGTTCGCGCCCCCAGCGGGCAGCGTGAACGTTTTACTTTCGCCGTCCTGGACGTCTGTCCAGAAACGCTCGACGGCGGCCGGGGTCAGGTCGGTCTCTTCGATCACTTTCGCAGTCCTCTCATCAGTCGCTGGACGGTCCCGTCAGCGACGTCCTGTGGGCGGATCACGTACACGGCCTGGCCGGCAGCCCTGAGCCGGTCCAGCCATATCTGCTGCTCGGGCCGGACCCGGCCCGTAGCGGTCTTCAGCTCGACGAAGGCGACGCGGTCGCCGAGCAGGACGAGGTCGGGGAATCCCGCGCACGTGTCGCGGCGCGGGTCGGTGGAGTGGAACGCGAGGACGCCGTGCCAGCGGGCCATGTCGAGGACGGTGCGCTGGAGGTCAGCCTCGGACATGCGGGGGGTCATGACGCGTCACCCCCGTGCCAGAGAGCCAGTTGCTCTGCGCCGATGCAGGCCGGGCTCATCCACAGTCGCTCGCGGCGGCCGTTGTCCGAGCGGGCCGCGTACCCTGCACCACTGCCGGACTTGCCCTGAGTGACGGTCCACCCGTGATCGAGTAGGGCGTCGTGCTCAGCGTCGTATCCGCAAAGGATGACGCGCATGTCACCCGGTGCGGTGGTGCACCAGTCGCGGACCTTTGCCGCAATGCCGTCCGTCGACTCGGCGTACAGGTCTCCGGAGGTGGCGTAAGGCGGGTCGAGGAATATGGCCCGCGAGCCGTCGCCCCCCGTCCCGGAGCGTGATGCGCTAGGGGTGACGACACGTTCCCACGATCCGCAGGTGATGCGGACGCGGGCTAGGCGCCGTGCGAGCCTGTCGAGGTAGTCGGCAAGTGGCCCCTGCCCGGCGTTACCGAGGTGGGGCAACTCACGGTTCACGCCCCGCCCGGCGTTACCGAGGTGGGGCAACTCACGGTTCACGCCCCGCCCGGCGTCACCGGACTTGCGCAGGTGGCCGTCCACCACCCTCCAAGGGCCAGCGCCGAATGGGTCGCCGATGCCGCACGCCATCACATACAGCCACCAGCCGGCAGCCTTCGCGTCGCACGCCTCGGGGTCGCCCTCCAGCCACGCCACGAGATCTGGCGACCTGCGCTCTTGCAGCCACGCCAGCCGTGCGTGGTAGTCGATCTCGGTTACCGGACCGGCCGCGTGTCGGGCGACGTCCCCGGGGCGCGCCACGATCGAGCGCCACGCGTTGACTAGCCACCCGTCCGCGTCGTTGATGGTCTCCACGCGGCGGCCCGAGAACGTCGGGCGCGCGAGCAACACGGCAGCAGAACCGGCGAAGGGCTCGACGTACCCGGCTGGGTCGCCTAGTGCGGCCCAGATGATGGGGGCGGCTCGGCGCTTCCCGCCGAAGTAGGGGAAGGGGGCGGCGAGGGTCACTTGTCCCCCCCGTGCCAGATGCCGCCCCAGACGCCGTGCGGCTCGTCGCGTCCGGCGTTGTAGCACTCGGCCTTCACCGGGCAGGGTTTGCAGTAGTCCGCGATGAAGTCCCGCACCACCGCCGGCGGCTTCCGGCCCGCGGCGAAGATCACGCCGTCGAGCTCGCCCATGGTGTCCCTGCACTCCGCACGAGACGCCCAGCCCGGATCGAGGCGGATGGGTGCTGGGGGTGTGACGGGCAACGTCCGGGCGATGGCGTACGCGGTGTCGAGGTCCCCAGCGTCCACGGCGTCGAGCGCGGCCATGGCCTGCTGTTGCGGCGTCATCGGGCACCCCTCAGCGCCGCACGGCACGCGGCCACACCGGCGGCCGCGTCACCCACACCCGAGGCGCACTCTG encodes the following:
- a CDS encoding VRR-NUC domain-containing protein; this translates as MTPRMSEADLQRTVLDMARWHGVLAFHSTDPRRDTCAGFPDLVLLGDRVAFVELKTATGRVRPEQQIWLDRLRAAGQAVYVIRPQDVADGTVQRLMRGLRK
- a CDS encoding DNA adenine methylase encodes the protein MTLAAPFPYFGGKRRAAPIIWAALGDPAGYVEPFAGSAAVLLARPTFSGRRVETINDADGWLVNAWRSIVARPGDVARHAAGPVTEIDYHARLAWLQERRSPDLVAWLEGDPEACDAKAAGWWLYVMACGIGDPFGAGPWRVVDGHLRKSGDAGRGVNRELPHLGNAGRGVNRELPHLGNAGQGPLADYLDRLARRLARVRITCGSWERVVTPSASRSGTGGDGSRAIFLDPPYATSGDLYAESTDGIAAKVRDWCTTAPGDMRVILCGYDAEHDALLDHGWTVTQGKSGSGAGYAARSDNGRRERLWMSPACIGAEQLALWHGGDAS
- a CDS encoding WhiB family transcriptional regulator, whose translation is MTPQQQAMAALDAVDAGDLDTAYAIARTLPVTPPAPIRLDPGWASRAECRDTMGELDGVIFAAGRKPPAVVRDFIADYCKPCPVKAECYNAGRDEPHGVWGGIWHGGDK